The Podospora bellae-mahoneyi strain CBS 112042 chromosome 7, whole genome shotgun sequence genomic sequence GAGCACAAAGCTCAACATTAAGGTGGGCCGATCGGCCTACATATACATGGTCGTTGACTTTTGGGGAGtcctggaggagggggaagtcCATGTCGGCTTCTCTTCCAAGTTCAGGGACGACGCCGATGACACCTCCTATACCCTTCTCTCCGATTGTGATGTTCTTGTCGCGCGGTCTCCTGCCCACTTTGCCAGTGACGTGCAAAGGGTGCGAGCTGTCTTCAAACCACAGTTGCACGCCTTGAAGGACGTCATTGTCTTCTCGTCAAAAGGGAACGTTCCACTCGCCGAAAAGCTTTCTGGTGGAGACTACGACGGTGACATGGCTTGGGTTTGTTGGGATCCTCTGATCGTGGAAAACTTCGTCAACGCAGTGGTGCCAGAAGAGCCGGATCTGTCGGCATATTTGGGAAAAGACAAGACCACCTTTTCCGATCTCATGTTGGAGACGGGTGAACAGAGCCCAGATGCTGCCGTGTACGACATGATTGAGAAAAGCTTTCAGTTTTCGATGCAGCCCAACTTTCTGGGCATGTGCACAAACTACAAAGAGAAGCTTTGCTATCACAACAACAGCGTTGGAGATGAGACTGCCATCTGGCTCGGCGCCCTCGTGGGGAAATTGGTCGACCAAAGCAAACAAGGTATTCTTTTCGACAAAGCCAGCTGGGAGCGTCTGCGAAAGGAGAAGTTTGGCCCACACAATATGCAGCCTCCAGACCCGGCATACAAAGGCGACCACTGGAGCGGGCAGGACGAACCACGGCACATCATCGACTACCTCAAGTTTTTCATCGCCAAACCGACCATTAGTCGTGAAATGGAAGCCCTGAACAAGTTGATCCACTCCCGTGGCACCGACACCCTGGCCAATAGCAACTCAGCGGCACATTATTGGGATCCAGATCTTGTTAGCTACTTCAAAAGCTTTGAAGAGGCAGGCCAGGGTTCCAAGACAATCCGCGGCATACTCCAGTGGCTGAAGAACGATATTGCGCAATTGGAGAAGGACTGGAAGACAAGCATGGCCAAAGGCAAGGGCCGTAACTCCAAGTTCTCGTACCCAGAAACCGTCACTCAAATCTTTGGAGGGTGGAACGTCATCCAACCGCGAATATCCGAGTCGATGCCCCTCAAACTAGACCCTACGACGGCCTTGCTTTTTGGTGGTAACGGCCCCTATGACCCATGGACTGTGCTCAAGGCCAGTGCGACTTTTAAGCAGTGCTACAAAATGGCGCCCAAATTTGCCTGGGCAATGGCTGGTAGACAACTGGCGTATATCAAGGCATCGAACTCGGGATCATCTCAAATTCCCCTCGTCCTCACGTCGCTCATGTATGCGGGACTGAATGCAGATGGTAAATTTGTCAAGCAGTTTGTGGCTCGACTCGAGCATGACGGGACTCAGTATGGCGAGATGGAGGATAGGGATTCGGATTGGGATGAAGACTAGAAGAGCGCGGGACATAGAGCTGGTTGAACGGGCATCTCTTTTTATATTCCACCTGCGGTGTGCTTTCATTCGGTGCGTTTGCATATTTGCTTGTTCTCGTGGTTGGTGTGTTGTCTAGATACCTCTTGGGTTTGTTGGTTTAATGATGACATTTCTGAGACACCTCCCCGTGGTCTTTAGGCTAACTCGTTTGTTTGGATTGATGAGAGCCTGGTTCGAGCCAGTCTTCTTGGTGTCGCCCCTCAAAACGGAAGGCCAAAATCTCCGGCTATAATGTTGCGAAGCTGAGAGCATCGATAGGTTGCAACTTGCCACTCCGGTATCCCGGCAGAAGGCGTCAATACACCCTTCCCCACTCGGTACGTTGGGGCCTTAAATTGGGGAAAGACGAGGCGACAAACGGCAGATCAAGCACAGTATCCATCTAAGGTAGGTGTCCAACATGACAAGTGCCATGCCTGCGTGCGCAATGCCGCGCTGGTTTCCCAGAAGCGACATGAGCCAGGACAAGCAAAAAGCAGGCCTACGGTGAGACGAGAGGGTTTACACAATACTTGAGCCACCTGCATCACCTTGGGGCTTACCAAGTGGCACATCAGCCACAGAAAAATTGCGATGCCGAATTGCTGTACATTGCAATCAGGTACCGACCACTAACGTTACTGCCTGCTGCTTCAAAGGACATTTTACGACATCCGCCCTCGCTCAACTTTACTCAACTGCCCCAATCCATTTACCGGCATCCTTATTACCCTCGACACACAAATAGATTACCTTCACTCTAACTCGGATGTCCAGCCGAGAGGTGGGGTTTCCGTTGCCCCTGACCATTTCACCATTTGGAAAAAGTCGTCAGGGGATGCCAAGACCCTCTTTGGTCGTTGTCAATATCGACAATTCGATGCTTGAGGCGAGCTCGGCTGCATCGTTCCGAGATAAGTGGGGAGGCCGGTGCTCACGAACAAAGTACAAATGAACATACTATCCCTGGAGGTATTGACAATGAAGCTTCGCTGGCTCTCTACCCCCTTTGTCTCGTTGGCGGCCAAGATGAAGCTATCATTGGGCACCTCAAACaacggaggcggaggcgcTTCCAGCCTCTTGTCACTTGCTCTTTTGCTGACTCTAAACCCACTCACAGCAACTGCTCAAACGGCCCCACGAGATGGCGCCATCTACGATTACATCGTCGTTGGGAGCGGCCCCGGAGGCGGTGTTGTCGCTTCAAATCTTGCCAAAGCGGGCTATTCTGTTCTGATCCTCGAGGCTGGTGACGACAGTCCGGGACAAGGCTTCGGTCGTTACACCCCCACCGTTACGTGGGATTTCTTCGTGAAGCACTATCCAGAGGGGGATCCAAGAGACAACAAATATAGTCATCTCACCTGGAGGACAAGAGAGGGCAGGTATTGGGTTGGGCAGAGTGGTGCACCGGCTGGCTCTACGCTGCTTGGAGTGTATTATCCTCGCGGTTCCACACTCGGTGGCTCGTCCATGATCAACGCCATGGTCACTTGGCTGCCGAGTGATAGTGATTGGAACTTTCATGCCAATGTCACAGGGGATGACAGCTGGCGGTGTGTTAAATCCATTCTGCCCCTTCCcgtgttgatgctgacaCAGCTTTGAACAGAGCTGAGAACATGCACGCCATTTTCAAGAAGATTGAAAAAAACAACTATGCCACCCGTGGAGCTGCCAACGCGGCAAATCATGGCTTCGACGGCTTTTTCCAGACCAACATGGGTTCCATGACCCAACAGCGCCAGCTCGGCCAGCTCTCGGGCAACCGTGTGATGCAGACATATGCGCAAGACTGGGGCCTATCAGGACAGTCCATGAACAACTTGTTGACTCGTGACCCGAACGaaatcaaccccaaccgcgATCAGACCTCCTCGATCTACGGTCTCGTCACCCACGCCTTCTCCAATGGCAACCGATACTCCTCCCGCAACTACATCCAAGACACACAGCGCACTGTCGGCTCCAACCTCACCGTCTCTCTTACCTCCCTCGCGACCAAGATTCTCTTTGATACAGCCTCCAAATGCGATGGCACTGCGGCCAAGCCCCGCGCCACTGGAGTTGAGTACTTGTTCGGACGCTCTCTGTATAAGGGTGATTCGCGCCGCGCTGCCAATGCCCAAGGCACCAAGCGCACTGCTTACGCCCGCCGCGAGGTCATCCTCTCGGGAGGTGCCTTCAACTcccctcagctcctccagctgtcGGGTATTGGAGATGCAGCCCTCCTGAAGCAGTACAGTATTCCTTTGATCAAAGATCTGCCCGGTGTCGGTCAAAACCTCATGGACAATCAAGAAATGCCCATCGTTGGCACTGGCAGCGCCGGCTCCGGTTTGGCGGAAGTCTCCATGTTTAAGACCAAGCACCCGGCCCACGGGGAGAGAGACATGTTCCTAATGGGTGGTCAAGGGTTCCTGTTCAGAGGTTTCTGGCCTGATAACCCGGTTCGCACCCCAGCTGAGCCGCGCAGCCCGTACGGTGTCTCCATGGTGAAGGgatcctccctcaacaacaagggcTGGGTCAAGATTAGAAGCTCAGACCCGACCGAGACTCCAGAGATCAACTTTAACCATTTCGCGCCCGGGTCTGAGTTGGACATGGAGGCCATGAAGGACACTGTCGCTTGGATCAGAACGGTGTACTCCCGTGTAGGTATCACCACCGTGGAGCCACCTTGCAATGCCGGACCAGATGCGAATGGATACTGCGGGAAGGAGGATGAAAACTGGATTCATGAGCGGACCTTTGGGCACCACCCTACTTCTACCAATAGAATCGGGGCGGACAATGAC encodes the following:
- a CDS encoding hypothetical protein (CAZy:AA3; COG:E; EggNog:ENOG503PA8A) codes for the protein MNILSLEVLTMKLRWLSTPFVSLAAKMKLSLGTSNNGGGGASSLLSLALLLTLNPLTATAQTAPRDGAIYDYIVVGSGPGGGVVASNLAKAGYSVLILEAGDDSPGQGFGRYTPTVTWDFFVKHYPEGDPRDNKYSHLTWRTREGRYWVGQSGAPAGSTLLGVYYPRGSTLGGSSMINAMVTWLPSDSDWNFHANVTGDDSWRAENMHAIFKKIEKNNYATRGAANAANHGFDGFFQTNMGSMTQQRQLGQLSGNRVMQTYAQDWGLSGQSMNNLLTRDPNEINPNRDQTSSIYGLVTHAFSNGNRYSSRNYIQDTQRTVGSNLTVSLTSLATKILFDTASKCDGTAAKPRATGVEYLFGRSLYKGDSRRAANAQGTKRTAYARREVILSGGAFNSPQLLQLSGIGDAALLKQYSIPLIKDLPGVGQNLMDNQEMPIVGTGSAGSGLAEVSMFKTKHPAHGERDMFLMGGQGFLFRGFWPDNPPPCNAGPDANGYCGKEDENWIHERTFGHHPTSTNRIGADNDPLAVLDSKFRVRGVSGLRVVDASAFARIPGVFPAVSTFMISQKASDDMLAELKDGQAVKVCVNGVLIS